Genomic segment of bacterium:
GATCGAGGAACTCGAATTTCGGCAGGACGCCGACGGCCGGTTCCGCTTCGAGTCCGCCGAACCCGTCGAGGATAGCTGGTACTATCCCCTCGACCGTAAATCTCCGCGCGACGACTCGCTCGAATGGACCTTCCGCGCGGCACTGCTGTACAAGCTGCTTGAATACGATCTATAAAATGTCCCGTTCGCTTCCCTTGCGGCACGGACAAAGGAGTCCGTCATCGTGATGAAACGTTTTCTGCCCGACAGCGAGGATCGCGAGAACGTCCGCAAGATTCTGTCGGAAGAGACCGTACTCATCATCAGTATCGTCAAGTGGATCCTGCTGGCCACCGGCATGGGCGCCATCGTCGGCGTGTCCACCTCGATCTTTCTGCGGCTGCTCAGCCTGAGCAGTCAACAGATGGAACAGCATACCTATTACTTCCTGCTGCTGCCGGTGGCGCTGTTCCTGAGTTCGGCCATCATCAAGTATCTCGCGCCCGACGCTGAAGGCCACGGCACCGAGAAGGTCATCGAAGCCCTCCACAAGCGGGCCGGCCGGATCAAGGCGGCGGTGGTGCCGGTTAAACTCGTCGCCACGATCATCACCATCGCCGGCGGCGGATCGGCGGGAAAAGAGGGGCCCTGCGCGCAGATCGGGGCCGGACTCTCTTCAATCGCGGCCGGTTTTCTCAAATTCAACGATCACGACCGCAAGAAACTCGTCATCTGCGGTATCAGCGCGGGCTTCGCGTCGGTATTCGGCACGCCCATCGCCGGAGCGATTTTCGGCGTCGAAGTCCTGTTCGCCGGCACTATTCTCTATGAAGTCCTACTGCCGTCGTTCATCGCCGGAGTGACCGCGTTTCAGGTGTCGAAAGCGCTCGGCGTCGCCTATTTCTATCACCCGTTCGACTTCGTTCCCGTGTTCAGTCAGGCGTTTTTCGCAAAAGTTGTGTTCGCCGGACTTTGTTTCGGAGTGGTCTCGGTGATTCTCATCGAATCGCTGAAGTACGGAGAGAAACTCTCCAAGCGTTTCGATCTCTGGAAACCGGCCAAGGGATTCGTGGGCGGTTCGGTGCTGGTGGCGCTGGTGATTCTGACCTCGCGCGATTATCTGGGACTGGGACTCGACACCATTCACCGCGCGCTGGAGGGCGATTCGATCATCTGGTACGCGTTCCTCATGAAAGCGCTGTTCACCTCGATCACTCTCAACTTCGGCGGAAGCGGAGGAATTGTCACGCCGATCTTCTTCATCGGCGCGACCTCGGGAGTATTGTTCGCCGATCTCATGCATCTCGACACCGCCACCTTCGCCGCCGTGGGAATGGTCTGCCTGCTCGCCGGATCGGCCAACACTCCGATTGCCGCCAGCATTCTCGGCGTGGAACTTTTCGGGCCGCAGATCGCTCCCTACTCCACCGTGGCCTGCGTGATCGCGTTCCTGATGACCGGCCATCGCAGCGTCTATCCCTCGCAAATTCTCGCCATCAAAAAATCCGAGTCCATCAAAGTTGAACTCGGCAGGGAAATGGAGGACGTGGAGGCGGAAGTGAAAGTCCGTCCCGATAGCATGACCGGAATGGGAATGCAGATGGCCAAACGGATTCACCACATCGGCAAGCGGGGGATCAGCCACATCGGCCCCGCCATCGGCTTGCCTCCCGCCAAGACCGATCCCGAGGATAAAAAAGAAGACGACGACAAAGACGCCGCGGACAAGTAGTTCAACGGGCGGCCTGCTGGGCCGCCCATTCTTCTGTGATTCGATGTCGAAGACCTATTCCATCATCTATCGCGCGATCAAGCGCATTCCACGTGGCAGCGTCGCCACCTACGGACAGATCGCTCGCGTCGCCGGATTCCCGAATCAAGCGAGGCTCATCGGTTACGCTCTGCACGCGCTGCGCGAGGGCACTGACGAAACCGTTCCGTGGTGGCGGGTCCTCAATGCCAAGGGCGAAAGTTCTCTCGGCAGCGAGGACGACTCGAACCTGCAGCGCGGCCTGCTCGAAAAAGAGGGCGTAGTCTTCGATCCGCGCGGGCGCGTGGATTTGAAGAAGTTCGGGTGGAAGAAGTGAACGGATGTGTTGTAGGGGCGGAAGGTGTTCCGTCCGCTCGCAGTTTTATCCGAATGGCGGGCGCATTACCATACGCCCCTACATCCGTGAGACATACGCAAACACCGCCGCCACGCCACTGAGGAACAGGCCGGTCAGAAGGCCGATAGCCCAGCGGCGGAAGGATTCGAGGGTGCGGATCCGTTCGTGATGGGCGGCGGTGCTGGATTCCACGAGCTGCACGAGCCGTGAGAGTTCCGAGCGGAGCCGGGTGATCTGTTCGGTGAGATCGGCTACGCGCGCTTCCACGCGGCCGAGCGAGCGGTCGAAAGAGGAGTCGGACATGAACAAACTCCAAACTTCAAACTACAAACTTCAAATTGGATAGAGTTCTGTTTTCAGTTTTAGTTTTGTAGTTTTGGGTTTTCCTGTAGGAGCGGCGCAATGGCTTCGTAGGTGCGGCCGCCGATGCGGACGGTGATCGTCTTGCGGCCCTTGATCGCGCGTTTGAGATCGGAGATCTCGGCGAGGATTCCCGTTCCCGGTTCGGCTCCCCGATAGACGAAGCTGCCTTCGAGCACACGATCAATGCCGTCGTAGTAGTAGTGGCAGAGCTTGAGACCGTAGTGCGCGCCGACTTCGTGTTCGCACTCGCGGACGTCTTTCCCGCAGATCGAGCACGACGGTTTCTCGAACGTGAAGGCAATCGAAGCTTCCGAGACGATTCCCGCATCGAGCAGCACGCGGAAATCCTCGGCCGCGGAATGCGCCTTCGGCCAGTAGAACTTGGGGACGATGTAGCGATGGCCGCCGAACTCTTCCACGCTCCCGCCGAAGAAACGCGCCACGGCTACCGACTGCCGGTTGTGGCCGATCAGCGCCGGCGCGCCGTGCGTGAGATCGAGCAGCTTGGGCAGATCGTGCGAGCGGAAGCAGCC
This window contains:
- a CDS encoding chloride channel protein, which encodes MMKRFLPDSEDRENVRKILSEETVLIISIVKWILLATGMGAIVGVSTSIFLRLLSLSSQQMEQHTYYFLLLPVALFLSSAIIKYLAPDAEGHGTEKVIEALHKRAGRIKAAVVPVKLVATIITIAGGGSAGKEGPCAQIGAGLSSIAAGFLKFNDHDRKKLVICGISAGFASVFGTPIAGAIFGVEVLFAGTILYEVLLPSFIAGVTAFQVSKALGVAYFYHPFDFVPVFSQAFFAKVVFAGLCFGVVSVILIESLKYGEKLSKRFDLWKPAKGFVGGSVLVALVILTSRDYLGLGLDTIHRALEGDSIIWYAFLMKALFTSITLNFGGSGGIVTPIFFIGATSGVLFADLMHLDTATFAAVGMVCLLAGSANTPIAASILGVELFGPQIAPYSTVACVIAFLMTGHRSVYPSQILAIKKSESIKVELGREMEDVEAEVKVRPDSMTGMGMQMAKRIHHIGKRGISHIGPAIGLPPAKTDPEDKKEDDDKDAADK
- a CDS encoding MGMT family protein; translation: MSKTYSIIYRAIKRIPRGSVATYGQIARVAGFPNQARLIGYALHALREGTDETVPWWRVLNAKGESSLGSEDDSNLQRGLLEKEGVVFDPRGRVDLKKFGWKK
- a CDS encoding hemolysin XhlA family protein; this encodes MSDSSFDRSLGRVEARVADLTEQITRLRSELSRLVQLVESSTAAHHERIRTLESFRRWAIGLLTGLFLSGVAAVFAYVSRM